From Humisphaera borealis, the proteins below share one genomic window:
- the purE gene encoding 5-(carboxyamino)imidazole ribonucleotide mutase: MPHNANSSLVAVIMGSKSDWDTMSHAHEMLEKFGVPHECHIVSAHRTPDWLKEFANTAEARGLQVVIAGAGGAAHLPGMCAAQTILPVLGVPVQSAALNGMDSLLSIVQMPSGIPVGTLAIGKAGAANAALLAIAMLATANPELREKLRKFRQEQEAKVRNDELPGK; the protein is encoded by the coding sequence ATGCCCCACAACGCAAACTCCTCACTCGTCGCCGTCATCATGGGCTCCAAGAGCGATTGGGACACGATGTCCCACGCGCACGAGATGCTCGAGAAATTCGGTGTGCCCCATGAATGCCACATCGTTTCGGCACACCGCACCCCCGACTGGCTGAAGGAGTTTGCCAATACCGCAGAGGCCAGGGGGCTGCAGGTCGTGATTGCCGGTGCCGGCGGGGCGGCCCATTTGCCCGGCATGTGCGCGGCGCAAACGATCCTTCCGGTCCTTGGCGTGCCGGTGCAAAGTGCGGCACTGAACGGCATGGATTCGCTCCTGTCGATCGTTCAGATGCCCAGCGGAATTCCCGTCGGAACGCTCGCGATCGGCAAGGCCGGTGCGGCGAACGCCGCGCTGCTGGCGATCGCGATGCTGGCGACGGCCAACCCGGAACTGCGCGAGAAGCTCCGAAAGTTCCGCCAGGAGCAGGAAGCAAAGGTTCGGAATGACGAACTGCCGGGGAAATGA
- a CDS encoding molybdenum cofactor biosynthesis protein MoaE translates to MEHSVAYSQFDRIELTAADLDIAAALAFVASPLAGGIDLFVGTTRAEQAGDGRELVALDYEAYVEMAIDRLRRLAADARRQWPIVKLAILHRTGRVPVGEPSVAIAVACGHRAEAFAACRWLIDTLKADVPIWKKEIWADGEGTWVHR, encoded by the coding sequence ATGGAACATTCCGTCGCCTATTCGCAATTCGACCGGATCGAGCTGACGGCAGCCGATCTCGATATCGCCGCGGCACTGGCGTTCGTCGCGTCGCCGCTGGCCGGCGGAATCGACCTGTTCGTCGGCACCACCCGGGCAGAACAGGCCGGCGACGGCCGCGAACTGGTCGCGCTCGACTACGAAGCGTACGTCGAAATGGCGATCGATCGCCTCCGAAGGCTCGCCGCCGACGCCCGGCGGCAGTGGCCGATCGTCAAGCTGGCGATCCTGCACCGCACCGGCCGGGTCCCCGTCGGCGAACCGTCGGTCGCGATCGCCGTCGCGTGCGGACACCGCGCCGAGGCGTTCGCGGCCTGCCGCTGGCTCATCGACACCCTCAAAGCCGACGTACCCATCTGGAAGAAAGAGATCTGGGCCGACGGCGAAGGAACGTGGGTCCATCGCTGA
- the moaD gene encoding molybdopterin converting factor subunit 1, translated as MTITVQFFALLRDRAGVGETKVSLPDGMTVEQAVDRLTAQFPAIVGAVSRIAFAVNREYADGQTILHDGDELALIPPVSGG; from the coding sequence ATGACGATCACCGTTCAATTCTTCGCCCTGCTCCGCGACCGCGCCGGTGTCGGCGAAACAAAGGTGTCGCTGCCAGACGGCATGACCGTCGAGCAGGCGGTGGATCGGTTGACCGCGCAGTTCCCGGCGATCGTCGGGGCGGTGTCCCGGATCGCATTTGCCGTCAACCGCGAATACGCAGACGGACAAACCATCCTCCACGACGGGGACGAGCTGGCGCTCATCCCCCCAGTCAGCGGCGGCTGA
- a CDS encoding LpxI family protein, protein MESPATEPLGLIAGEGIFPLLVARGARAAGRKVVCCAFSGHAWPELREECDTFRWVGIVRMGQWIRTLRQAGCHEAIMVGRVAKSAMYDRWRYFRYIPDWQTVKLAVRALRHDKRPQAVLQALVDHLGHQGITLIDSTHYCTDHLVTPGVLTRRQPTDSQWADIRFGWDVCQTISRLDIGQSIGVVDRDVIAVEALEGTNAMIERAGKLCRVGGWTMIKVSNSKQDMRVDVPTIGTVTIEKLAAARAGCVVLEPGKTIILEKPKVLELADRYKIAVVGYDAAAGNAR, encoded by the coding sequence ATGGAATCGCCGGCCACTGAACCGTTGGGACTGATCGCCGGTGAAGGGATTTTCCCGTTGCTGGTCGCGCGTGGTGCACGTGCGGCCGGCCGCAAGGTGGTTTGCTGCGCCTTCTCCGGCCATGCCTGGCCGGAACTTCGCGAAGAGTGCGACACCTTCCGCTGGGTCGGCATCGTGCGGATGGGCCAGTGGATTCGCACGCTGCGGCAGGCCGGGTGTCATGAGGCAATCATGGTCGGTCGGGTCGCCAAAAGTGCGATGTACGACCGCTGGCGCTATTTCAGGTACATTCCCGACTGGCAAACAGTCAAACTGGCCGTCCGCGCCCTCCGGCACGACAAACGCCCGCAGGCGGTCCTGCAGGCTTTGGTCGATCATCTCGGCCACCAGGGTATTACCTTGATCGACTCAACCCACTACTGCACGGACCACCTGGTAACCCCCGGCGTGCTGACCCGGCGGCAGCCGACCGACAGCCAATGGGCCGACATCCGTTTCGGCTGGGACGTCTGCCAGACCATCAGTCGACTCGACATCGGCCAGTCGATTGGCGTGGTGGACCGCGACGTAATCGCCGTGGAAGCGCTGGAAGGCACCAACGCCATGATCGAGCGTGCCGGCAAGCTGTGTCGGGTCGGCGGCTGGACGATGATCAAGGTCTCCAACAGCAAGCAGGACATGCGTGTCGACGTGCCGACGATCGGCACGGTAACGATTGAAAAGCTCGCCGCCGCCCGGGCCGGGTGTGTCGTTCTGGAACCCGGCAAGACCATCATCCTGGAGAAGCCGAAGGTGCTGGAGCTGGCCGACCGCTACAAGATCGCCGTCGTCGGGTACGACGCAGCCGCCGGCAACGCCCGCTAG
- the mutY gene encoding A/G-specific adenine glycosylase: MVGTSIRFATSLLSWYDRARRNLPWRPPLLSPPPDPYFVLVSELMLQQTQVATVIPYFHRFVGHLPTIARLAEADEQDVLKLWQGLGYYSRARNLRRAARMVMEEFGGRLPSSVEALTKLPGVGRYTAGAIASIAFDQKAPILDGNVMRVICRLDAIEADPRTPAVQKQLWLRAAELLPDARAGDFNSSLMELGATVCTPRAPNCLLCPVSKHCQALAAGLADRIPPPRKAKVTPVERRIVLCIRRGDRWLIEQRPAKGRWAGLWQFVTRPDEPRGPAAVTPVKVRRFTPLGEVRHQLTHRSYVFDARVGISLGNEEPRIDGPFRWVRLGELSEHPVSKPQLEIAAMLARRTDGAS, from the coding sequence ATGGTCGGCACTTCGATTCGGTTCGCGACCTCCCTCCTGTCCTGGTATGACCGCGCGCGGCGGAACCTTCCCTGGCGTCCCCCTCTCTTGAGCCCCCCACCTGACCCCTACTTCGTGCTCGTCAGCGAGCTGATGCTGCAGCAAACCCAGGTGGCGACGGTGATCCCTTATTTCCACCGCTTTGTCGGGCACCTGCCCACCATCGCCCGACTCGCCGAGGCCGACGAGCAGGACGTCTTAAAGCTTTGGCAGGGGCTTGGTTACTACTCGCGGGCACGCAATCTTCGGCGGGCCGCTCGCATGGTGATGGAGGAATTTGGCGGCAGGTTGCCCTCGTCGGTCGAGGCGCTGACGAAGCTTCCCGGCGTCGGCAGGTACACCGCCGGCGCGATTGCCTCGATCGCATTCGACCAGAAGGCACCCATTCTCGACGGGAATGTGATGCGGGTGATCTGTCGGCTCGATGCAATCGAGGCCGACCCCCGGACCCCCGCGGTCCAGAAGCAGCTCTGGTTGCGGGCAGCCGAACTGTTACCCGATGCGCGGGCGGGCGACTTTAACTCGTCGCTCATGGAATTGGGGGCGACCGTCTGCACGCCACGCGCGCCCAACTGCCTGCTTTGTCCGGTCTCGAAGCACTGCCAGGCCTTGGCGGCGGGTTTGGCCGATCGAATCCCCCCGCCGCGAAAAGCGAAGGTGACGCCCGTCGAACGTCGGATTGTCTTGTGCATCCGTCGCGGCGATCGGTGGCTGATCGAGCAGCGCCCGGCCAAGGGGCGATGGGCGGGACTCTGGCAGTTCGTCACCCGGCCGGACGAACCTCGTGGACCTGCCGCGGTTACTCCCGTGAAGGTCCGGCGGTTCACGCCGCTGGGCGAGGTCCGCCATCAGTTGACACACCGGTCCTATGTCTTCGACGCCAGGGTCGGGATCTCCCTTGGCAACGAAGAGCCGCGGATTGACGGTCCATTCCGGTGGGTTCGGCTCGGTGAGTTGTCGGAACATCCTGTCTCCAAGCCGCAGCTGGAAATCGCCGCCATGCTCGCACGAAGGACGGACGGCGCGTCTTAG
- a CDS encoding DUF4926 domain-containing protein, with protein MRTPHVDDVVRLTKDIPELFLSRGEIGVVCSTWFSPVSALDVEFSRVGTDRQTRALVSLEQVELEEPQDAEIPGV; from the coding sequence ATGCGAACTCCCCATGTCGATGACGTCGTACGTCTGACGAAAGACATTCCCGAACTGTTCCTGTCGCGGGGCGAGATTGGGGTGGTGTGCAGCACCTGGTTCTCGCCGGTTTCTGCGCTCGACGTCGAGTTTTCGCGGGTCGGCACAGACCGGCAGACACGCGCGCTGGTGTCGCTCGAGCAGGTCGAGCTCGAAGAGCCGCAGGACGCCGAGATACCCGGCGTCTGA
- the asnB gene encoding asparagine synthase (glutamine-hydrolyzing) codes for MCGIAGVIRWRRVPADAPPLRDRAAAMARAVAHRGPDAAGVWTDATDTNPGHCALAHQRLSIIDLAAGPQPLPNEDQTVWTVFNGEIYNFADLRSQLEAKGHQFRTHTDTEVLVHLWEQHGPAMVERLNGMFAFAIWDTRSRTLFAAVDLLGKKPFYYAGGQASPSAGQALPSTGDEFRFGSELKCLTTGDTAKADVDPEAVLLYLTVGYIPAPWSMLKGVRKLPPGHRLIATEAEVTVEAYWRVPRRPEPFKGSLLDAEKELRIRMSEAVRKRLVADVPLGAFLSGGIDSTIVVGLMNELQARPVKTFTIAFDEKQFDESAFASIVAQRFGTEHHVMHVRPDALAVLPTLAHHFDEPFGDSSAIPTYYVSKMTREHVTVALTGDGGDEAFGGYRRYRRGKIAGQLSRIPGGRGAAAMLGRMMPANLDRTTDLGRARRVLRGLANLPSDAYLEQMSVFSPGVLTNLLSAELKSAVDRDLPRRWFAGFYEGTNGSDPAAADMAADLQTYLPGDILTKVDRASMAVALECRSPFLDPSVVELACSLPTKWRLKGLSGHKYILKRAFADLLPHGIVHRRKAGFAVPLAAWFRGPLRSLLNDVLLDTAGRSRGWVNANVVEQLIAEHMKGRNHSGPLWTLLMLEMWYRRT; via the coding sequence ATGTGTGGCATCGCCGGAGTGATCCGTTGGCGACGTGTGCCGGCGGATGCGCCGCCGTTACGCGACCGCGCCGCCGCCATGGCACGGGCCGTCGCACACCGTGGCCCCGATGCCGCAGGGGTCTGGACGGACGCCACCGACACCAATCCCGGCCACTGCGCACTCGCCCATCAGCGCCTGAGCATCATCGATCTCGCCGCCGGCCCGCAGCCGCTCCCCAACGAAGATCAAACCGTCTGGACGGTATTCAACGGCGAGATCTACAACTTTGCCGACCTTCGATCGCAGCTCGAAGCCAAGGGACACCAGTTCCGAACGCACACCGACACCGAGGTTCTGGTTCACCTCTGGGAGCAGCACGGCCCTGCGATGGTCGAAAGACTGAACGGAATGTTCGCGTTTGCGATCTGGGATACGCGGTCGCGCACGCTCTTCGCAGCGGTCGATCTTCTCGGCAAAAAGCCCTTCTATTACGCCGGCGGTCAGGCTTCGCCTTCGGCTGGTCAGGCTTTGCCTTCGACCGGTGACGAGTTTCGCTTCGGCTCGGAACTCAAGTGTCTCACCACCGGCGACACGGCCAAGGCTGACGTAGACCCCGAGGCCGTGCTGCTCTACCTCACCGTCGGCTACATCCCGGCGCCCTGGTCGATGCTGAAGGGCGTCCGCAAGCTGCCGCCGGGGCATCGGCTGATCGCAACCGAAGCGGAAGTCACAGTCGAGGCTTACTGGCGCGTGCCGCGTCGCCCGGAGCCGTTCAAGGGCTCGCTGCTGGATGCCGAGAAAGAACTTCGCATCCGGATGTCCGAAGCGGTGCGCAAACGCCTCGTCGCCGACGTGCCGCTGGGCGCCTTCCTGTCCGGCGGAATCGATTCGACGATCGTCGTCGGCCTGATGAACGAGCTTCAGGCCCGGCCGGTCAAGACATTCACCATCGCGTTCGATGAAAAGCAGTTCGACGAGTCGGCGTTCGCTTCGATCGTTGCCCAGCGGTTCGGCACCGAACATCACGTGATGCACGTCCGGCCTGACGCGCTGGCGGTTCTTCCGACGCTGGCGCACCACTTCGACGAGCCGTTCGGCGATTCCTCCGCGATCCCCACCTACTACGTGTCGAAAATGACGCGGGAGCACGTGACCGTCGCCCTGACTGGTGACGGCGGCGATGAAGCGTTCGGCGGCTACCGCCGCTATCGACGAGGTAAAATCGCCGGTCAACTCAGTCGCATCCCGGGCGGTCGCGGTGCCGCGGCGATGCTCGGCCGAATGATGCCCGCCAACCTCGACCGAACGACGGACCTGGGCCGGGCAAGGCGCGTGTTGCGCGGCCTGGCGAACCTCCCGTCCGATGCATATCTCGAACAGATGTCGGTCTTCTCGCCGGGCGTGCTGACAAACCTGTTGTCGGCGGAACTGAAGTCGGCGGTTGATCGCGACCTGCCGCGCCGCTGGTTCGCCGGGTTCTATGAAGGCACAAACGGATCCGACCCCGCCGCCGCCGACATGGCCGCCGACCTGCAGACCTATCTGCCCGGCGACATCCTGACCAAGGTGGATCGGGCATCGATGGCCGTCGCACTGGAATGTCGTTCGCCATTCCTTGATCCGTCGGTCGTCGAACTGGCCTGTTCACTGCCAACGAAGTGGCGGCTGAAAGGGCTTTCGGGTCACAAGTACATACTGAAACGCGCCTTTGCCGACCTGCTGCCGCACGGCATTGTCCACCGCCGCAAGGCCGGGTTTGCGGTTCCCCTGGCGGCATGGTTCCGCGGTCCGCTGCGGTCGCTGTTGAACGATGTCCTGCTCGATACCGCCGGCCGATCGCGCGGCTGGGTGAACGCCAATGTCGTGGAACAACTGATCGCCGAACACATGAAGGGTCGGAACCACTCCGGCCCGCTCTGGACGCTGCTGATGCTGGAGATGTGGTATCGCAGGACCTGA
- a CDS encoding AraC family transcriptional regulator, translating into MSGQRRVAVLAGSSMGWREKLMRGIAAFSHERGKWHVYTAPEGFEDSMFFTGSYKWDGIIARVTSGRIARWVASLGVPAVSIGSFRPPGDSMPRVKVDESRLMELAARHLVDNGLRQFAYCGWFARKAEDRGPAFGKAVSAMGFPCEYYSDFTRLAAEAPWQARQRDLARWVKKLPKPIGITTWNPDVACQLVEACNLAKVDVPGQVAVIASDDDPMKTELTSPTVSAVELPAMEIGYEAAALLERLMSGGHPPEAPILVPPRGSVKVRESSGRASDDEVDVHRAARYIAENLQQAIMIGQVADSIAVSRRWLERHFRRVLGRSPHEELRLARIDAAKKLLLETDWPAARVGRQVGFVSAPHFNATFRKAAGVTPMQYRRRYRLR; encoded by the coding sequence ATGTCTGGACAACGAAGGGTCGCCGTGCTGGCCGGATCGTCGATGGGCTGGCGCGAGAAGTTGATGCGCGGCATCGCGGCGTTCTCGCACGAGCGCGGCAAGTGGCATGTCTACACAGCGCCCGAGGGCTTCGAAGACTCGATGTTTTTCACCGGCAGCTACAAGTGGGATGGCATCATCGCCCGCGTGACCAGCGGCCGGATCGCACGATGGGTGGCATCGCTCGGCGTACCCGCGGTCAGCATCGGGTCGTTCCGGCCGCCGGGCGATTCCATGCCGAGAGTCAAGGTCGATGAATCCCGACTGATGGAACTGGCCGCTCGACACCTGGTCGACAACGGACTCCGCCAGTTCGCCTATTGCGGCTGGTTCGCCCGAAAAGCAGAGGACCGCGGACCCGCTTTCGGAAAAGCCGTGTCGGCGATGGGGTTCCCCTGTGAGTACTACAGCGACTTCACCAGGCTTGCGGCGGAAGCACCCTGGCAGGCCCGGCAGCGCGATCTGGCTCGATGGGTGAAAAAACTGCCCAAGCCGATCGGCATCACCACCTGGAATCCGGATGTCGCGTGCCAATTGGTGGAGGCGTGCAACCTGGCAAAGGTCGATGTGCCGGGCCAGGTCGCGGTCATCGCATCAGACGACGATCCGATGAAGACCGAATTGACGAGCCCGACCGTTTCGGCGGTCGAACTGCCGGCGATGGAGATCGGCTACGAAGCGGCCGCCCTGCTCGAACGGCTCATGTCCGGCGGTCATCCGCCCGAAGCACCGATCCTCGTGCCCCCGCGGGGAAGCGTGAAGGTGCGGGAGTCGTCTGGCCGGGCGAGCGATGACGAGGTGGATGTGCATCGCGCCGCTCGGTACATCGCGGAGAACCTCCAGCAGGCGATCATGATCGGCCAGGTCGCCGACTCGATCGCGGTTTCGCGGCGGTGGCTCGAGCGGCACTTTCGGCGAGTGCTCGGCCGATCGCCACATGAGGAATTGCGGCTGGCCCGAATCGACGCCGCCAAAAAGCTGCTGCTGGAGACGGACTGGCCGGCGGCGCGCGTGGGCAGACAGGTCGGATTCGTCAGTGCACCCCATTTCAATGCGACATTTCGCAAAGCGGCCGGCGTGACGCCGATGCAATACCGCAGGCGGTATCGGTTGCGGTAA
- a CDS encoding PVC-type heme-binding CxxCH protein — protein MTARYRTARILTIALAAGGVIAVAALAPAQNRPARPQPKPAAPVPDVSPDGVDYTQYGIYEKSAARPGPATPVETSLPLKLNKGDRIAFIGNGLLEFERQYGYIETLLQQRFPQLELRFRNLCWPADTADLQPRPENFADSEQHLAHEKADVIFAAFGYNESFKGEAGEADFRKTLGAYVSGLKSRAFNRKTGPRIVLLSPIAAENISNVPAADLNNANLKRYADIVREVAKEQKVAFLDLYTPTVPVMADPKTDLTFNGVHLTDPGYALLGKTIFSQLTGEAPPAINESIRSVVTDKDRQYERRFRPLNSFYYTGSRNKDYGYLDFLPAMRNFDAMVANRESRIWALAAGKDVPPIAAADAAIPPMPAAKQSRGVNEWLKADEELKAFKIDPRFDVSLFAGEDHFPDAAKPIQMRWDSRGRLWVSCSTTYPHVYPGREPNDKIVVLEDTDKDGRADKSTVFAEKLHIPLSFELGDGGVYVSEQPHLTFLKDTDGDGKADLRRIILTGFGTEDSHHALHDFVWTPDGDLLFRESIFHHSQVETAYGPVRMQNSGWFRYDPRTQRLTAFGTYPSTNPWGVTFDDWGQHVASHPIYAAAFHSLNPPYPLQHASPRGLQAYSGTCGHEFVDFATFPDEMRGGFIKARYKPTNRLEYHQWVEGDFGFEEKYVSDLIFSTNLSFIPVDLGFGPEGAMYICDWYNPVKGHAQYALRDERRDRTSGRIWRMTAKGRPLQTAPKIDGASTPELLELLKRPEYRYRYWAKRELRERNAADVKSAVDAWSAALEKADPRYRHHQIEAVWMYRGIGATNAPLLRDLLACQDHHARAAAVQQLRYWHSAMPDAITLLKSAANDANGIVRMEAAIAASYIGTREALDAMLDIAKLPRGGALDYAFVSSLGSEALKRHWESNAAYARVQDLVKPQPQASEFAEGKRTPEQVAFDKQADLSVVRIGCVPERMRFTVEQLIVKPGQPVKIVFTNGDATDHNLVLVKPDAMEEVGMAANDMAKDPANASSDFIPAGKKNLILQATPLVGPSKKSRIHVLRFKAPAEPGIYPYVCTYPGHWVMMNGLLVVANDPTQAATLLAARKAPTQTTDWTIATLAADADATSAKAAARDPVKGMRAYMKAQCNVCHPIGGHGVAIGPDLSKVAERYKGQKLLSQILDPSAEVNENYRLWTISLKDGDVLAGSIVKSDAGGIDLVQNPLAPQTVTRVAAKDILKQTPSKQSAMPQGLLSPLTKEEIMDLLAFLETGGTGGGSHNH, from the coding sequence ATGACGGCTCGATATCGCACCGCGCGGATTCTGACGATCGCCCTGGCCGCCGGGGGCGTGATAGCCGTCGCGGCGCTGGCCCCGGCCCAGAACAGGCCCGCCAGGCCCCAGCCGAAGCCGGCAGCCCCGGTGCCTGATGTCAGTCCCGACGGCGTGGACTACACGCAGTACGGGATCTACGAGAAATCGGCCGCCCGCCCCGGTCCGGCGACGCCCGTCGAAACGTCCCTGCCGCTGAAACTGAACAAGGGGGACCGCATTGCCTTCATCGGCAACGGCCTGCTCGAGTTCGAACGGCAGTACGGCTATATCGAAACCCTTCTGCAGCAGCGATTCCCACAACTCGAACTGCGGTTCCGCAATCTCTGCTGGCCCGCCGACACCGCCGACCTGCAGCCCCGTCCGGAAAACTTCGCCGACTCCGAGCAACACCTGGCACACGAGAAGGCGGATGTCATTTTCGCGGCGTTCGGGTACAACGAATCGTTCAAGGGGGAAGCGGGGGAGGCGGATTTCCGCAAGACACTTGGCGCTTACGTCTCGGGACTGAAGTCCAGGGCATTCAACAGAAAGACCGGCCCGCGCATCGTCCTGCTGTCGCCGATCGCCGCCGAGAATATCTCAAACGTCCCCGCGGCTGATCTGAACAACGCAAATCTGAAGCGATACGCCGACATCGTCCGCGAGGTGGCGAAAGAGCAGAAGGTCGCATTCCTGGACCTCTATACCCCGACGGTCCCCGTCATGGCGGATCCGAAGACCGACCTTACCTTCAACGGCGTTCACCTGACCGATCCCGGCTACGCGCTGCTCGGCAAGACGATCTTCTCGCAACTGACAGGCGAAGCCCCGCCGGCGATTAACGAATCGATCCGGAGCGTTGTCACCGACAAGGACCGCCAGTACGAGCGCCGGTTTCGGCCGCTCAACAGCTTTTACTACACGGGCTCGCGCAATAAGGATTACGGCTACCTCGATTTTCTGCCGGCGATGCGGAACTTCGACGCGATGGTCGCCAATCGCGAAAGCCGCATCTGGGCGCTGGCCGCCGGCAAAGATGTTCCGCCGATCGCCGCTGCCGACGCCGCGATACCTCCCATGCCCGCCGCCAAGCAGAGCCGAGGTGTGAATGAATGGCTCAAGGCCGACGAAGAGCTGAAGGCGTTCAAGATCGATCCGCGGTTCGACGTGAGCCTGTTTGCCGGCGAGGACCATTTTCCCGATGCCGCCAAGCCGATCCAGATGCGTTGGGATTCGCGTGGCCGCCTGTGGGTTAGTTGTTCGACCACCTACCCGCACGTCTACCCCGGCAGAGAGCCCAACGACAAGATTGTCGTCCTTGAAGACACCGACAAGGACGGCCGGGCCGACAAGTCCACCGTCTTCGCCGAGAAACTGCACATTCCGCTGTCATTCGAGCTTGGCGACGGCGGGGTGTATGTGTCGGAACAGCCGCACCTCACGTTCCTGAAAGACACCGACGGCGACGGCAAGGCCGACTTGCGGCGGATCATCCTGACCGGCTTCGGAACGGAAGACTCTCATCACGCGCTGCACGATTTCGTCTGGACGCCCGACGGCGACCTGCTGTTCCGCGAGTCGATCTTCCATCACTCACAGGTCGAGACGGCGTACGGACCTGTGCGGATGCAGAACAGCGGCTGGTTCCGGTACGACCCCAGGACGCAACGATTAACGGCGTTCGGCACTTACCCGAGCACCAACCCATGGGGCGTCACGTTCGACGACTGGGGCCAGCACGTCGCGAGCCATCCGATCTACGCGGCCGCGTTCCATTCGCTCAACCCGCCGTACCCGCTACAGCATGCTTCGCCGAGGGGACTGCAGGCATACTCCGGCACGTGCGGACATGAGTTCGTCGATTTCGCGACCTTCCCCGACGAGATGCGCGGTGGATTCATCAAGGCGCGCTACAAGCCGACGAACCGTCTTGAGTATCACCAGTGGGTGGAGGGCGATTTCGGCTTTGAAGAAAAGTACGTCAGCGACCTGATCTTTTCGACGAATCTGAGCTTTATCCCTGTCGATCTGGGCTTCGGGCCGGAAGGCGCGATGTACATCTGCGATTGGTACAACCCGGTGAAAGGACATGCCCAGTATGCGTTGCGCGACGAACGCCGTGACCGCACGTCCGGCCGCATCTGGCGCATGACGGCCAAGGGCAGGCCACTTCAGACGGCACCGAAGATTGATGGGGCTTCGACCCCCGAGTTACTCGAGCTGTTGAAGCGGCCCGAGTACCGATACCGGTACTGGGCCAAGCGCGAACTGCGCGAGCGAAACGCCGCTGACGTCAAGTCGGCGGTCGACGCATGGTCGGCCGCACTCGAAAAGGCCGATCCGCGTTACCGCCATCATCAGATCGAGGCCGTCTGGATGTACCGGGGTATCGGCGCGACCAACGCACCGCTGTTGAGGGATTTGCTGGCCTGCCAAGACCACCACGCGCGGGCGGCGGCGGTGCAGCAGCTTCGCTACTGGCACTCGGCGATGCCGGACGCCATCACATTGCTGAAGTCTGCCGCCAACGACGCCAACGGCATTGTCCGGATGGAGGCGGCGATAGCGGCAAGCTACATCGGCACGAGGGAGGCGCTCGATGCGATGCTCGACATCGCCAAGCTCCCCCGGGGCGGGGCGCTCGATTACGCCTTTGTGTCGTCGCTGGGCTCGGAGGCGTTAAAGCGGCACTGGGAGAGCAACGCCGCCTACGCCCGCGTGCAGGACCTCGTCAAGCCACAGCCGCAGGCGAGCGAGTTTGCCGAAGGTAAGAGGACGCCGGAACAAGTGGCGTTCGACAAGCAGGCCGATCTGTCGGTCGTCCGCATCGGGTGCGTGCCGGAGCGAATGCGTTTCACCGTCGAGCAGCTGATCGTCAAACCCGGCCAACCGGTCAAGATCGTCTTCACCAATGGCGATGCGACCGATCACAACCTGGTGCTCGTCAAACCCGACGCGATGGAGGAAGTGGGCATGGCCGCCAACGACATGGCGAAAGACCCTGCCAACGCATCGTCCGACTTCATTCCCGCCGGCAAGAAGAACCTGATCCTTCAAGCGACGCCGCTGGTCGGCCCGTCGAAGAAGTCGCGCATTCATGTGCTTCGCTTCAAGGCACCCGCCGAGCCGGGCATCTATCCGTACGTCTGCACGTATCCCGGGCATTGGGTGATGATGAACGGTCTGCTGGTCGTCGCGAACGACCCGACGCAGGCCGCCACGCTGCTGGCGGCGCGGAAGGCTCCCACGCAGACTACCGATTGGACTATCGCCACCCTTGCCGCCGATGCCGATGCGACATCGGCCAAGGCCGCGGCTCGCGATCCCGTCAAGGGAATGCGGGCGTACATGAAGGCACAGTGCAACGTCTGTCACCCGATCGGCGGGCATGGCGTCGCGATCGGGCCTGATCTCTCGAAGGTCGCCGAGCGATACAAGGGTCAGAAACTGCTGTCGCAAATTCTGGACCCGTCGGCCGAGGTGAATGAGAACTACCGGCTCTGGACGATCAGCCTGAAGGACGGCGACGTACTGGCGGGTTCGATCGTCAAATCCGACGCCGGCGGAATCGACCTCGTGCAGAACCCGCTCGCCCCACAGACCGTGACCCGTGTCGCCGCGAAGGACATCTTGAAGCAGACGCCGTCGAAGCAATCGGCGATGCCGCAGGGACTGCTTTCGCCGCTCACGAAAGAGGAGATCATGGATCTGCTCGCGTTCCTGGAGACCGGCGGAACGGGTGGGGGATCGCACAACCATTGA